One segment of Rhodothermus profundi DNA contains the following:
- the purE gene encoding 5-(carboxyamino)imidazole ribonucleotide mutase, translating into MPAAATPLVGIAMGSESDLPVMEEAAHVLDAFEVPYEIRVLSAHRTPHRMLEYARTAHTRGLKVIIAGAGGAAHLPGMIAAATPLPVIGVPVPTRHLQGLDSLLSIVQMPGGVPVATVAIGQARNAGLLAVQILASSDATLLQRMLDYKQQLVEKVEQMDARVQTRFAS; encoded by the coding sequence ATGCCTGCCGCCGCTACGCCGCTGGTCGGTATTGCTATGGGCAGTGAATCCGATCTGCCCGTCATGGAAGAAGCAGCCCACGTGCTCGACGCCTTTGAAGTGCCTTACGAGATCCGGGTACTTTCAGCCCACCGCACCCCCCACCGGATGCTGGAATATGCCCGCACGGCCCACACGCGAGGGCTTAAAGTGATTATTGCCGGCGCAGGCGGCGCTGCCCATCTCCCCGGTATGATTGCCGCTGCTACACCGTTACCGGTTATTGGCGTGCCCGTTCCGACCCGTCACCTTCAAGGTCTTGATTCGCTCCTCTCTATTGTACAGATGCCGGGGGGCGTGCCGGTGGCTACTGTGGCGATCGGGCAGGCGCGCAACGCTGGCCTGCTGGCCGTGCAGATCCTGGCCTCGAGTGATGCAACTCTACTCCAGCGTATGCTGGACTATAAGCAACAACTGGTAGAAAAAGTCGAGCAAATGGACGCTCGGGTGCAAACGCGCTTTGCCTCTTAG
- the purK gene encoding 5-(carboxyamino)imidazole ribonucleotide synthase, translating to MYEKRRKLIGMSVVRTPNIPVIGILGGGQLGRMTAMAALRMGLQVRFLVPQPTGSAEGLGEVVVGNWQDPDVLRRFAEGCTVVTVESEWAPADVLEPVLPEGTTLWPRAETLQIIRDKGQQKRVLAEAGLPLPAFACCATLEEAQAAAERFGYPVVLKRYRGSYDGYGNFTARSPEALQTGWARLAQEDGLLVEAWVPFVRELAVLVARSPGGEEVIYPVVYTRQQDHRCYLVQAPAAIDPAVAEEARRVARAAVETVGGIGITAVELFELADGRILINELAPRPHNTGHYTIEGCYTSQFENHVRAVLDWPLGSPELREPVAVMVNILGRRSSNSIELRGLPEALRIPGVAVHLYGKTQVRPGRKMGHVTATGTDPEDVRRRAETAADLIARYL from the coding sequence ATGTACGAAAAACGCCGCAAGCTCATCGGGATGTCGGTGGTTCGAACCCCAAATATTCCGGTTATTGGCATTCTGGGCGGGGGACAGCTTGGCCGCATGACGGCGATGGCTGCCCTTCGGATGGGCCTTCAGGTGCGGTTTCTGGTCCCCCAGCCTACTGGCTCGGCCGAAGGCCTGGGCGAAGTGGTCGTTGGAAACTGGCAGGACCCCGACGTGCTGCGCCGCTTTGCCGAAGGCTGCACGGTAGTAACGGTCGAGAGTGAATGGGCGCCGGCTGACGTGCTGGAACCGGTACTGCCTGAAGGCACCACGCTCTGGCCTCGTGCGGAAACCCTTCAAATCATTCGAGATAAAGGGCAGCAAAAGCGCGTGCTGGCCGAAGCCGGACTGCCACTCCCTGCGTTTGCCTGCTGCGCAACGCTGGAGGAAGCTCAGGCTGCCGCGGAGCGGTTTGGCTATCCGGTCGTGCTGAAACGCTACCGCGGCTCTTACGACGGCTACGGCAACTTCACCGCTCGCTCGCCGGAGGCGTTGCAGACCGGATGGGCCCGGTTAGCCCAGGAAGATGGCCTGCTTGTCGAGGCCTGGGTTCCATTCGTTCGAGAACTGGCCGTGCTGGTGGCTCGGAGTCCCGGCGGAGAAGAAGTGATCTACCCGGTAGTCTATACCCGGCAGCAAGACCACCGCTGCTACCTGGTGCAGGCCCCGGCTGCCATTGACCCCGCCGTCGCAGAGGAAGCCCGGCGCGTAGCACGGGCTGCTGTTGAAACTGTTGGGGGCATCGGGATTACCGCGGTAGAACTGTTTGAACTGGCCGATGGGCGCATTTTGATCAATGAATTAGCGCCGCGCCCGCATAACACGGGGCACTACACCATCGAAGGGTGCTATACCTCTCAATTTGAGAACCATGTACGGGCTGTGCTCGACTGGCCGCTGGGATCGCCTGAGCTGCGAGAACCTGTAGCCGTCATGGTCAACATTCTGGGACGACGCAGCAGCAACAGCATTGAGCTCCGCGGGCTGCCGGAGGCGCTGCGCATTCCAGGCGTGGCCGTGCACCTGTATGGGAAAACGCAGGTGCGACCCGGACGTAAAATGGGCCACGTTACCGCTACTGGAACCGATCCGGAAGACGTGCGCCGCCGCGCTGAAACAGCCGCCGACCTGATTGCTCGCTACCTGTAA
- a CDS encoding dipeptidyl-peptidase 3 family protein, with protein sequence MRWCLLLGICSFLIACEPPETMPETTHDALLVVPGASPEAQTLLRKYAPFRLEADLSGLSDNQRQILRLLIEAAREMDAIFKVQAYGNLDSLLATIEDPGLRRFVEINYGPWDRLEGNRPFLEGTGPKPPGANFYPADMTPEEFEAAAAHNPALRSLYTMVRRDARGRLVAIPYHKFFASHVQRAAALLRQAAELAEDEGLRRYLTLRAEALLTDDYYESDRAWLDMKTNTIDVIIGPIETYEDQLFGYKAAAEAFVLLKDPTWSQRLNRYTTLLPALQAALPVPEAYKQEQPGTDSDLGAYDALYYAGDANAGAKTIAVNLPNDERVQLEKGTRRLQLKNVMRAKFEKILLPIADILIAEDQRPHVTFDAFFGNTMFHEVAHGLGIKHTITGRGTVREALRDLYTTMEEGKADVLGLYMVTWLIEQNEWEADPMDHYVTFLAGIFRSIRFGAASAHGRANLIRFNFFKEQGAFTRDPATGTYRIVPERMETAVNALSEQILRLQGDGDYAATADFIARYGQIDDTLRADLARIQQAGIPVDIVFIQGPEVLGLQ encoded by the coding sequence ATGCGCTGGTGCCTCTTACTCGGAATATGCAGTTTCCTTATCGCCTGTGAACCCCCGGAAACCATGCCGGAAACAACCCACGACGCGCTGCTGGTCGTACCCGGCGCCTCGCCGGAAGCCCAGACCCTGCTCCGCAAATATGCTCCTTTTCGGCTTGAAGCGGATCTGAGCGGACTGTCAGACAATCAACGCCAAATCCTCCGTCTGCTCATTGAAGCAGCACGTGAGATGGACGCTATCTTCAAGGTACAGGCTTACGGCAACCTGGACTCTTTGCTGGCCACCATCGAAGATCCTGGTCTTCGACGTTTTGTGGAGATAAACTATGGCCCCTGGGATCGGCTGGAGGGCAACCGGCCTTTTCTTGAAGGCACAGGTCCTAAACCGCCTGGCGCTAACTTTTACCCGGCCGACATGACGCCCGAAGAATTTGAAGCAGCCGCGGCCCACAACCCGGCACTTCGCAGCCTTTACACCATGGTCCGGCGAGACGCCCGGGGGCGGCTTGTTGCCATTCCGTACCACAAATTCTTTGCCTCACACGTCCAGCGGGCCGCCGCACTACTTCGCCAGGCAGCCGAGCTGGCCGAAGATGAAGGGCTTCGCCGCTACCTCACCCTTCGGGCTGAAGCGCTTCTGACCGACGACTACTACGAAAGTGACCGCGCCTGGCTCGACATGAAAACAAACACCATCGACGTGATTATTGGCCCTATTGAAACCTATGAAGATCAACTCTTCGGCTACAAGGCAGCGGCCGAAGCCTTTGTGCTGCTCAAAGACCCCACCTGGAGCCAGCGCCTCAACCGCTACACCACACTACTGCCTGCGCTGCAGGCAGCCCTCCCCGTACCGGAAGCGTACAAACAGGAACAGCCGGGTACCGACTCCGACCTGGGCGCCTACGATGCCCTCTATTACGCAGGGGACGCAAACGCCGGCGCCAAAACCATTGCAGTCAACCTGCCCAACGACGAGCGCGTACAGCTCGAAAAAGGCACGCGCCGCCTGCAACTCAAAAACGTGATGCGTGCCAAGTTTGAGAAGATCCTCCTCCCCATTGCCGACATCCTGATTGCCGAAGATCAGCGACCGCACGTTACCTTCGATGCCTTCTTTGGCAATACAATGTTCCACGAAGTGGCCCACGGACTGGGCATTAAGCACACAATCACGGGCCGCGGGACTGTCCGGGAAGCGCTGCGTGACCTGTACACAACCATGGAGGAAGGCAAGGCCGACGTGCTGGGCCTGTACATGGTCACCTGGCTGATCGAACAAAACGAGTGGGAAGCGGACCCGATGGACCATTACGTTACCTTCCTGGCAGGCATCTTTCGCTCCATCCGCTTCGGTGCTGCCAGCGCGCACGGCCGGGCCAATCTGATTCGGTTTAACTTTTTCAAAGAGCAAGGAGCCTTTACCCGAGATCCGGCCACCGGCACCTATCGCATCGTTCCGGAACGCATGGAAACGGCCGTAAATGCGCTGTCAGAGCAAATCCTTCGCCTGCAGGGCGACGGCGACTATGCGGCCACGGCCGATTTCATCGCACGCTATGGCCAGATAGACGACACGCTCCGCGCCGACCTGGCCCGCATTCAGCAGGCCGGCATTCCGGTGGACATCGTGTTCATCCAGGGACCAGAAGTGCTCGGTCTGCAGTAA
- a CDS encoding carbohydrate porin, translating into MLALVLGLGGWLLTADTSQFPSKLSVTYTVDLMSPLVGASTRPVWMDNIDVTLTLRLTSRTTLFFYGLGNQGRTLSERIGVAQSVSNIEAPTSWRLYEAFIEHVTANDRLSLLIGLYDLNSEFDVLQAAELFLNSSFGIGPELANSRPQGPSIFPVTTVGLRVRLGFPLTSRKAGYLQLVLLDGAPGHTHHQTGTSIVFGRNDGLLGVAEIGTQLYALKRLADWSPIRWVSRLHEPAYHRKLALGFWYYTARFQWLYADRWQRGNWGGYLLAESRLYTAGTRTLWAFLRIGFAHPQVNRFGAYTGGGFSGQGWLPGRPNDRMGLALAAAHNSRAYRRLRRQPGSRVHHTEWILEGTYLLALSATVQLQLDLQWVQHPDTRAGSVLIGGLRLRWHP; encoded by the coding sequence ATGCTAGCGCTGGTGCTGGGGCTGGGCGGCTGGCTGCTAACTGCCGACACCAGCCAGTTCCCGTCCAAACTGTCCGTGACTTATACGGTGGACCTGATGAGCCCACTGGTCGGCGCTTCAACCCGGCCGGTGTGGATGGACAACATCGACGTAACCCTGACGCTTCGGCTTACCTCGCGAACGACGCTTTTCTTTTACGGCCTGGGCAACCAGGGGCGTACCCTTAGCGAGCGCATCGGCGTCGCGCAGAGCGTTAGCAACATTGAAGCACCCACCTCCTGGCGGCTCTATGAAGCGTTTATTGAGCACGTAACAGCTAACGACCGGCTTTCTCTGCTGATTGGCCTTTATGACCTGAACAGTGAATTCGACGTGCTGCAAGCAGCCGAGCTCTTTCTGAACAGCTCTTTTGGAATCGGACCAGAACTGGCCAATAGCCGGCCGCAGGGACCTTCCATTTTTCCTGTTACCACGGTAGGGCTCCGCGTTCGTCTCGGGTTCCCCCTTACGTCTCGCAAAGCCGGTTACTTGCAGCTTGTCCTGCTGGACGGGGCCCCCGGCCACACGCACCATCAGACAGGTACCTCTATCGTTTTTGGACGCAACGATGGGCTGCTGGGGGTAGCCGAAATAGGTACGCAGTTATATGCCCTGAAGCGTCTGGCCGACTGGTCGCCGATTCGATGGGTCAGCCGCCTGCATGAGCCTGCCTACCATCGCAAACTGGCCCTGGGCTTCTGGTATTACACTGCTCGTTTTCAATGGCTTTATGCAGACCGCTGGCAACGGGGCAACTGGGGGGGCTATCTGCTGGCGGAATCTCGCCTATACACAGCAGGGACGCGAACGCTCTGGGCATTTCTGCGCATCGGCTTCGCCCATCCGCAGGTGAATCGATTTGGCGCTTATACCGGCGGCGGCTTCAGCGGCCAGGGGTGGCTTCCGGGGCGTCCGAACGACCGCATGGGCCTGGCCCTTGCCGCAGCCCACAACAGCAGGGCCTATCGTCGCCTCCGGCGGCAGCCTGGCAGCCGCGTGCATCATACAGAATGGATCCTGGAAGGCACCTACCTGCTGGCGCTCAGCGCTACCGTGCAGCTTCAACTCGACCTGCAATGGGTACAGCACCCCGACACCCGCGCCGGCAGCGTGCTGATCGGAGGACTGCGCCTGCGGTGGCACCCGTAA
- a CDS encoding ATP-binding cassette domain-containing protein, with amino-acid sequence MIEVRELTKRYGSEVAVDRISFTVRSGEVLGFLGPNGAGKTTTMKVITCYLPPTEGTVLVDGLDVRQDSLAIRQKIGYLPENTPLYPDMVTYDYLEFMAAMRGLDGAMRRRRLAEVIEVCGLGDVLTKRIDALSKGYRQRVGLAQAMVHDPPILILDEPTSGLDPNQIVEIRSLIKTLGREKTVILSTHILPEVQASCDRVLIIHRGRIVADGTPEELQSAHGGQRILFGVQAPEAEVRAALERVDGVQIEEARMDSDGTVLLRLRTDGRQDLRPELFRLAVERGWTLTELHRERVDLEEVFRQLTMN; translated from the coding sequence ATGATTGAGGTACGCGAGCTGACAAAGCGCTATGGGTCGGAGGTGGCGGTTGATCGCATCTCCTTTACGGTGCGGTCAGGTGAAGTGCTGGGGTTTCTCGGGCCCAACGGGGCCGGGAAGACCACCACAATGAAAGTGATTACCTGTTACCTGCCTCCGACCGAAGGTACTGTCCTGGTGGACGGGCTGGACGTGCGGCAGGATAGCCTGGCGATTCGGCAAAAGATCGGGTATTTGCCAGAGAACACGCCCCTTTACCCCGACATGGTTACCTACGATTATCTGGAGTTTATGGCGGCCATGCGGGGGCTGGATGGGGCGATGCGTCGGCGTCGCCTGGCCGAAGTGATTGAGGTGTGTGGGCTGGGAGACGTGCTCACCAAGCGCATTGATGCCCTCTCGAAGGGATATCGCCAGCGCGTGGGGCTGGCGCAGGCCATGGTGCATGATCCCCCGATTTTGATTCTGGACGAGCCCACCTCTGGCCTGGATCCCAATCAGATTGTTGAGATTCGGAGCCTGATTAAGACGCTCGGGCGTGAAAAAACGGTCATTCTCTCGACGCACATCCTGCCCGAGGTGCAGGCTTCGTGCGACCGGGTGCTCATTATCCATCGGGGACGTATTGTAGCCGATGGTACGCCTGAGGAGCTACAGTCGGCCCATGGGGGGCAGCGCATCCTGTTCGGGGTGCAGGCGCCGGAGGCGGAGGTGCGCGCAGCGCTGGAGCGGGTCGATGGCGTGCAGATAGAGGAGGCCCGGATGGACAGCGACGGTACTGTACTCCTGCGATTGCGCACCGACGGCCGGCAAGACCTGCGTCCAGAGTTGTTCCGGTTGGCTGTTGAACGGGGCTGGACGCTTACTGAGCTGCATCGGGAGCGGGTGGATCTGGAGGAAGTGTTCCGCCAGCTTACCATGAACTAA
- a CDS encoding ABC transporter permease, with the protein MREIWILTRRELRAFFDSPSAYIVLSVFLLITGWFFGNSLFVENVASLRSVFDLAPVLFMFFIPALTMGTFAEERRAGTIELLLTLPVRDGQVIVAKLLSVVTVLLVALALTGIYVLTLAVLGDPDNGATLGGYLGLALLGLSCSALGLLASSLTRNQIVAFILGFAMIFGLYLLDKVTIFVPGWLAPILEYLSIDFHYRNLMRGVIDSRDVLYYLSLTVFAGLLTAYHLARRPE; encoded by the coding sequence ATGCGGGAGATCTGGATTCTCACGCGACGCGAACTGCGGGCGTTTTTTGACAGTCCTTCTGCCTATATCGTACTGAGCGTGTTTCTGTTGATTACGGGGTGGTTCTTTGGCAACAGCCTGTTTGTAGAAAACGTGGCTTCGTTGCGCTCGGTTTTTGACCTGGCGCCCGTGCTGTTCATGTTCTTTATTCCGGCGCTCACGATGGGCACCTTCGCCGAGGAGCGCCGGGCCGGTACCATTGAGCTGTTGCTGACGCTCCCTGTGCGCGATGGGCAGGTGATCGTTGCCAAACTGCTCTCTGTGGTCACGGTATTGCTGGTGGCGTTGGCCCTGACCGGGATCTACGTGCTAACGCTGGCTGTGCTGGGCGACCCCGACAACGGGGCAACGCTCGGAGGGTATCTCGGGCTGGCGCTGCTGGGCCTGTCTTGCAGCGCTCTGGGACTGCTGGCCTCCAGCCTGACGCGCAACCAGATTGTGGCCTTTATTCTGGGATTTGCGATGATTTTTGGGCTGTATCTGCTGGACAAGGTCACCATCTTTGTGCCGGGCTGGCTGGCTCCGATTCTGGAATATCTGAGCATTGATTTTCACTACCGCAACTTGATGCGGGGCGTTATTGATTCGCGCGACGTGCTCTACTACCTGTCGCTAACCGTGTTTGCCGGTTTGCTGACTGCGTACCACCTGGCACGACGTCCGGAGTGA